The proteins below are encoded in one region of Solenopsis invicta isolate M01_SB chromosome 8, UNIL_Sinv_3.0, whole genome shotgun sequence:
- the LOC105202523 gene encoding uncharacterized protein LOC105202523 gives MYKRGPRLYKFLREHFELPSPRSLQRILSQIPFETGINKVLLDQLKIKIDEMHERNRYASLIFDEMSLSKGYHYEAHKQIISGYEDLGELGRTVNGANHALVFMIRGIRKSWKQVVAYYFTANNISCNNLKFLIKHIIEQLQDIGVKIKATICDQSSTQRRALLELSQENNVRQISYTFMVRSEEIVIIFDVPHLLKNTRNALLRSDIKFNTHKTAKFTYIYNAFKIDQQFPFKLLYKLKESDFNFKDSYLKMKVRVAARQLSRSVANAINVWSVSNMNDMFPAEALQTAEFVELIDNLFDSLNGWTTLPKHGKIYNCCLQDDSPHLDLWNKVLLQIPKWELFDKVTGKNVTNTYQFVKGWEISIRSIITLWNSLQTVGLKYLNLRNLNQDSIENLFCQIRQHGISNTAPTCHQFIAALKTVILNNLSGPITKIVKTITLKMCAVFVIL, from the coding sequence ATGTATAAACGTGGTCCTCGTCTGTACAAGTTTCTACGTGAACATTTTGAGCTGCCATCTCCGCGTAGTCTGCAACGCATTTTATCTCAAATTCCATTTGAAACAGGAATAAACAAAGTCCTTTtggatcaattaaaaattaaaatagacgaAATGCACGAACGAAATAGATATGCTTCACTAATTTTTGACGAAATGTCTTTGAGCAAAGGTTATCATTATGAAGCTCACAAACAAATCATTAGTGGTTACGAGGATTTAGGTGAATTGGGACGAACTGTGAATGGAGCTAATCATGCACTTGTTTTCATGATTCGTGGTATACGCAAATCATGGAAACAAGTGGTAGCTTATTATTTTACAGCAAATAACATATCCTGCAATAATctcaaatttctaataaaacatataattgaaCAGCTACAAGATATTGGCGTTAAAATCAAGGCTACAATTTGTGATCAAAGCTCAACTCAACGAAGAGCCTTGTTAGAATTGAGCCAAGAAAATAACGTTAGACAAATATCATACACGTTCATGGTTCGATCtgaagaaattgtaataatcttTGATGTTCCCCATTTATTGAAGAACACACGTAATGCCTTACTCCGATcggatataaaatttaatacacatAAAACTgctaaatttacatatatttataatgcttttaaaattgatcaacaatttccatttaaattgctatataaattgaaagaaagcGACTTTAACTTTAAggattcatatttaaaaatgaaggtACGAGTAGCTGCACGCCAATTGAGCCGAAGTGTTGCAAATGCAATTAACGTTTGGTCAGTTAGCAACATGAATGATATGTTTCCAGCAGAAGCATTACAAACGGCAGAATTTGTTGAACTCATTGATAATCTTTTCGATTCATTAAATGGGTGGACCACATTACCAAAACACGGGAAAATTTACAACTGCTGTTTGCAAGATGACTCGCCTCATTTAGATTTAtggaataaagttttattgcaaatacCAAAATGGGAGTTATTTGATAAAGTTACGGGAAAAAACGTTACAAACACATATCAATTCGTTAAAGGTTGGGAAATAAGCATAAgatctattattacattatgGAATTCTTTACAAACGGtcggtttaaaatatttaaatttaaggaACCTCAACCAAGATTccatagaaaatttattttgccaaATTCGACAGCACGGAATTTCGAATACTGCTCCTACATGCCATCAGTTTATAGCTGCGTTGAaaactgtaatattaaataatctttcaggaccaattacaaaaattgtaaagaCGATTACACTGAAAATGTGTGCAGttttcgtaattttataa
- the LOC105202524 gene encoding actin-related protein 6: MNNSTFILDNGAYTAKVGLSTETPKLVPNCIMKAKSERRRPFVGNQIEECRDASGLFYILPFQKGYLVNWDIQKTVWDYIFSKESCSVNLSQMSVIVTEPIFNFSSIQEAMTEIFFEEYECHSLLRINAASLSCYKYRAEYPTTKCCIVVDSGYSFTHIIPYINDTKVKEGIRRIDVGGKLLTNHLKEIISYRQLHVMDETYVINQVKEDCCFISQDFFKDMEQAKHKLESNTIVKDYVLPDYTTLRRGYLKDPEPSNEQQTLRLTNERFAIPEILFHPSDVGIRQMGIPEAIMDSIKTCSEEMWPHFLSNIILVGGNAKFPGFKDRVYKEVRSLAPAEYPVNVYLPQNPITYSWYGGKQLSQDTIFPNLMVTREEYEEEGPSLCFEKFDI, translated from the exons ATGAATAATTCTACTTTTATTCTTGATAATGGCGCTTACACAGCAAAAGTTGGTTTATCCACTGAGACACCCAA ATTAGTTCCGAATTGCATAATGAAAGCGAAGAGTGAACGTCGCAGGCCTTTTGTAGGAAATCAGATTGAAGAGTGCAGGGATGCTTCTGGGCTCTTTTACattttaccttttcaaaaaggTTATCTAGTGAATTGGGATATTCAAAAGACTGTATGGGactatatattttcaaaagaatCTTGTTCAGTTAATTTAAGTCAGATGTCTGTAATAGTGACTGAACCtatattcaatttttcaagTATTCAAGAGGCTATGACAGAGATTTTCTTCGAGGAATATGAATGTCACAGTCTCCTGAGAATAAATGCTGCGAGTCTTTCATGTTACAAATATAGAGCTGAATATCCTACTACAAAATGTTGTATAGTAGTGGATAGCGGATACAGTTTTACACACATTATCCCTTATATTAATGATACAAAAGTAAAAGAAGGAATACGAAGGATAGATGTGGGTGGTAAACTCTTAACAAATCACCTGAAAGAAATTATATCGTATCGTCAATTGCATGTTATGGATGAAACATATGTAATCAATCAAGTGAAGGAAGATTGTTGTTTTATATCCCAAGATTTCTTTAAGGATATGGAACAGGCCAAACATAAATTGGAGAGCAATACCATTGTTAAAGATTACGTTTTGCCAGATTATACCACATTGCGACGTGGATATCTTAAAGATCCTGAGCCATCTAATGAGCAACAAACTTTACGTTTGACTAATGAGAGATTTGCAATACCTGAGATATTATTTCATCCTTCAGATGTTGGCATTCGACAAATGGGTATTCCAGAAGCTATTATGGATTCTATAAAGACTTGCAGCGAAGAAATGTGGCCTCATTTTCTCTCCAATATTATTCTTGTTGGTGGTAATGCAAAATTTCCAGGATTTAAGGACAGAGTCTACAAAGAAGTTAGAAGTTTAGCTCCAGCTGAATACCCAGTGAATGTCTACTTGCCACAAAA cCCCATTACTTACTCATGGTATGGTGGGAAGCAACTTTCACAAGACACAATATTTCCTAATCTTATGGTAACGAGAGAAGAGTATGAAGAAGAGGGACCATCTTTATGTTTCGAAAAATTTGACATATAA
- the LOC105202525 gene encoding ubiquitin-like modifier-activating enzyme 5 isoform X1, whose protein sequence is MNEIESLRQRVTELEDELRGKKNRNVTVRGRIEHMSDEVVDSNPYSRLMALKRMGVVENYEKIRELTIAIVGVGGVGSVTAEMLTRCGIGKLILFDYDNVELANMNRLFFQPHQAGQSKVEAAANTLCYINPDVKIETYNYNITTVDHFQDFMNTISNSSLKSGPVDLVLSCVDNFEARMAINTACNELNQKWFESGVSENAVSGHIQFIAPGETACFACAPPLIVASSIDEKTLKREGVCAASLPTTMGIVAGFLVQNTLKFLLKFGTVSHYLGYNAMEDFFPTMTLRPNPNCDDIHCKQRQKEYLAIPKIQQKETIITEEKPIHEDNEWGISLVDEQSDYSDKKTCTLSTPGVRHAYTVSALTRETNSEEEQTVPESTGLSLEELMAEMKAI, encoded by the exons atgaaCGAAATAGAAAGTTTGCGACAAAGAGTTACAGAGCTTGAAGACGAGCTGCGtggaaagaaaaatagaaatgtgaCAGTAAGGGGAAGGATTGAACATATGTCTGATGAAGTGGTGGATTCAAATCCATATAg CCGATTGATGGCACTGAAGCGTATGGGTGTTGttgaaaattatgagaaaatacGAGAATTAACGATAGCTATAGTTGGAGTTGGTGGTGTTGGTAGTGTAACAGCAGAAATGTTGACAAGATGTGGTATTGGAAAG TTAATACTGTTTGATTATGACAATGTAGAACTTGCAAATATGAATAGATTATTTTTTCAACCACATCAAGCAGGTCAGAGTAAGGTAGAGGCAGCAGCAAATACATTGTGCTATATAAATCCTGATGTGAAAATTGAAACATACAATTATAACATTACAACTGTCGATCATTTCCAAGATTTTATGAATACAATAAG cAACTCCAGTTTGAAAAGTGGTCCAGTTGACTTGGTACTGAGTTGTGTTGATAATTTTGAAGCTCGCATGGCAATTAATACTGCGTGTAATGAACTTAACCAGAAGTGGTTTGAAAGCGGCGTATCTGAAAATGCAGTGTCTGGTCACATTCAATTTATTGCACCTGGTGAAACAGCCTGTTTTGCa TGTGCTCCACCTTTGATTGTAGCATCTAGCATTGATGAAAAAACTTTGAAACGTGAAGGGGTATGTGCTGCGTCATTACCTACCACTATGGGTATTGTAGCAGGTTTTTTGGTGCAGAACACTTTAAagttcttattaaaatttggaaCAGTATCTCATTACTTAGGTTATAATGCTATGGAAGATTTTTTTCCTACTATGACTTTGAGGCCAAATCCAAATTGTGATGACATACATTGTAAGCAAAGGCAAAAAGAATACTTGGCAATACCAAAAATTCAACAGAAAGAAACTATTATTACTGAAGAAAAACCTATACATGAAGATAATGAATGgg gaattTCTTTGGTCGATGAACAAAGTGATTACTCAGACAAAAAAACATGCACATTATCAACTCCAGGTGTACGACATGCGTATACTGTATCAGCGCTTACACGTGAAACCAATTCAGAAGAAGAACAAACTGTTCCTGAATCTACAGGATTAAGTTTAGAGGAATTAATGGCAGAGATGAAAgcaatttaa
- the LOC105202525 gene encoding ubiquitin-like modifier-activating enzyme 5 isoform X2, with protein sequence MNEIESLRQRVTELEDELRGKKNRNVTVRGRIEHMSDEVVDSNPYSRLMALKRMGVVENYEKIRELTIAIVGVGGVGSVTAEMLTRCGIGKLILFDYDNVELANMNRLFFQPHQAGQSKVEAAANTLCYINPDVKIETYNYNITTVDHFQDFMNTISNSSLKSGPVDLVLSCVDNFEARMAINTACNELNQKWFESGVSENAVSGHIQFIAPGETACFACAPPLIVASSIDEKTLKREGVCAASLPTTMGYNAMEDFFPTMTLRPNPNCDDIHCKQRQKEYLAIPKIQQKETIITEEKPIHEDNEWGISLVDEQSDYSDKKTCTLSTPGVRHAYTVSALTRETNSEEEQTVPESTGLSLEELMAEMKAI encoded by the exons atgaaCGAAATAGAAAGTTTGCGACAAAGAGTTACAGAGCTTGAAGACGAGCTGCGtggaaagaaaaatagaaatgtgaCAGTAAGGGGAAGGATTGAACATATGTCTGATGAAGTGGTGGATTCAAATCCATATAg CCGATTGATGGCACTGAAGCGTATGGGTGTTGttgaaaattatgagaaaatacGAGAATTAACGATAGCTATAGTTGGAGTTGGTGGTGTTGGTAGTGTAACAGCAGAAATGTTGACAAGATGTGGTATTGGAAAG TTAATACTGTTTGATTATGACAATGTAGAACTTGCAAATATGAATAGATTATTTTTTCAACCACATCAAGCAGGTCAGAGTAAGGTAGAGGCAGCAGCAAATACATTGTGCTATATAAATCCTGATGTGAAAATTGAAACATACAATTATAACATTACAACTGTCGATCATTTCCAAGATTTTATGAATACAATAAG cAACTCCAGTTTGAAAAGTGGTCCAGTTGACTTGGTACTGAGTTGTGTTGATAATTTTGAAGCTCGCATGGCAATTAATACTGCGTGTAATGAACTTAACCAGAAGTGGTTTGAAAGCGGCGTATCTGAAAATGCAGTGTCTGGTCACATTCAATTTATTGCACCTGGTGAAACAGCCTGTTTTGCa TGTGCTCCACCTTTGATTGTAGCATCTAGCATTGATGAAAAAACTTTGAAACGTGAAGGGGTATGTGCTGCGTCATTACCTACCACTATGG GTTATAATGCTATGGAAGATTTTTTTCCTACTATGACTTTGAGGCCAAATCCAAATTGTGATGACATACATTGTAAGCAAAGGCAAAAAGAATACTTGGCAATACCAAAAATTCAACAGAAAGAAACTATTATTACTGAAGAAAAACCTATACATGAAGATAATGAATGgg gaattTCTTTGGTCGATGAACAAAGTGATTACTCAGACAAAAAAACATGCACATTATCAACTCCAGGTGTACGACATGCGTATACTGTATCAGCGCTTACACGTGAAACCAATTCAGAAGAAGAACAAACTGTTCCTGAATCTACAGGATTAAGTTTAGAGGAATTAATGGCAGAGATGAAAgcaatttaa